GTGTTGACCCACCGACGATGATCCTCGGGTGCGGCTGAGTGAAGGGCTTTGGTGTGACTTGGATCGTCTCACCGTTGTACTCGAAAGGCTCGCCGCTCCAGGCCTTGAGGAGTGTCTCGATTACCTGGTCGAGCAACTTTCCGCGGCGACGGAATTCCTTGTTCGTGGCCGTGTACTCGATCGGCCGGTAGCCCATCCCCAGGACGAACGAGGCGCGTCCGGCGGAGATCAGGTCGAGGACGGATACGTCTTCTGCCAGTCGGATCGGATCGTAGAGGGGCGCCAGGAGTGCCGAGACCATCAACGCGATCCGGCGAGTCCGGCCGGCGATTGCGGCGGCCATCACCAGCGGCGAAGGCATGAAACCGCCTTCCGTGCAGTGGTGTTCCGACAGCACGACCATGCCGAAGCCCTTCTCCTCGGCGAACTCGGCCATCTCGAGAGCGGCCTCGTAGATCTCGCGATGCCCGGGTTCTCCGCCCGGGGGCGCAGACAGCACGAAACGCAGCATTGAAAAGGCCATGGGACTCCCATTCTGGATCTGAAGTTCGATCCGACGTGACAACCCGAGGTTGCCCAATTCCGGCTAGACCGAACAACTCCCATGGTATAGGCTTCGCGAACTTTATGTCATAAAGTTGATTTCGGAGGGTTCCATGGTCGACATCGAAAAGCTCGTCAGCCCCGACGGGAGTCTGGTCAGCCGCCGGCTCTGGTTCGACGAGGAGGTCTATCGCCTCGAACAGGAGCGCGTGTTCGGCCGCTGCTGGTTGTTCCTCGGGCACGAGAGCCAGATCCGCGATCCGGGCGAGTACTTCACCACCACGATCGGTGAGGCCCCCGTCATCATCGTGCGCGGGAAGGATGGGAAGATCCACGGTCATCTCAACTCCTGCACTCACCGAGGACTGCGCGTATGTCGATCCGATTCCGGCAAGGCTGCGAATTTCGTCTGTCCGTACCACGGCTGGATCTTCGCGAACGATGGACGGCTGGTCGGGATGCCCGAACAACGCGAGGCGTATTCGGATCTCGACATGTCGAAGTGGGGTTTGATTCCGGTCGCTCGGGTCGAGAGCTACAAGGGTTTGATCTTCGGAAACCTGGACGCCAACGCGATCTCGCTGCGCGACTATCTAGGTGACCTGGCCTTCTATCTGGACGCGCAGGTCGACCGTCGAGAAGGCGGAACCGAACTGGTGGGCGGGGTACATCGCTGGCGTGTGAAGGCGAACTGGAAGATGCCGGCCGAGAACATGGTTGGCGATGTCTACCACGCCGCCTGGAGTCACCAGTCGATCGTGCGCCTGCAGAGCATGAGCCCCTTGAATAGCGATCCCGACGGCGTCATCAGCGGCTATGGGGACATCCAACAGCACGGGGTGAACTTCGCTTGCGCAAACGGACACGGGGGAACGACTCGCTTCTACCCGGTCGATGCACATCCGGAACAGCGGATGCCGGGGGAGGCACCCGAGATTCGGCCGCCGGAGGTCAATGAGTATTTCCGTCGCGTACAGCCGGAAGCGGATGAACGTCTCGGACCGGTCAAGAGCCGCATCAAGGGTGCGACGCTCACGGTGTTTCCGACACTGTCGATCCTGGGAAGCGTCTTCACGATTCGTGTGGCGCATCCCCGCGGACCGCAGGAAAGCGAGATCTGGTCCTGGGTTCTCGTGGATCGCGATGCGCCGCAGGAGGTGAAGGACTACATCCGCGGCTACTACACCTTCACGTTCGGTCCCGGAGGGACCTTCGAGTCCGACGATGGAGAGAACTGGGAGCAGGTCACCGAAGGTGCGCGCATCGCCGCGGCGGCCGATCATCCCTTTCACTTCGGGATGTCGCAGGGCAAGGAGTACGCGCACGCGGAGCTTCCCGGTCAGTGCGGTCCGATTCTCTCCGAGCATACGCAACGGGCCATGTACCGCCAGTGGCACGATCTTATGGTGAAGCCATGAGTGCTCAAGTGACTCACCACGAGATCGAACAGTTTCTGTTCGAGGAGGCCTATCTGCTCGATGAACGGCGCTTCGACGACTGGCTTGCGTTGCTTAGCGACGACGTGCGCTACTGGATGCCAACGCGGCGTGTGGTTGCAAAGTCGCGCCCGGACACACAGACCACGGTTCGGGAAGAACTGGCCGGTGAAGCGGAACTGGGCTGGTTCGAGGATACGAAGCTCAGTCTTCTGGCGCGTGTTCTGCGCTTGAAAGGGGGGATCACATGGTCGGAGGATCCGCCCTCGCGCACGCGGCGCATCGTGTCCAATGTGCATGTACGAGCGGCAGACCAGCCGGATGAATACCACGTACGCAGCTATTTCCTCTTGCACCGGACGCGGCATCTGCGCGAGCGCGAGTCATTCATCGGCAGTCGCAACGATCTATTGCGCAATACCAAG
This is a stretch of genomic DNA from bacterium. It encodes these proteins:
- a CDS encoding LLM class flavin-dependent oxidoreductase, giving the protein MAFSMLRFVLSAPPGGEPGHREIYEAALEMAEFAEEKGFGMVVLSEHHCTEGGFMPSPLVMAAAIAGRTRRIALMVSALLAPLYDPIRLAEDVSVLDLISAGRASFVLGMGYRPIEYTATNKEFRRRGKLLDQVIETLLKAWSGEPFEYNGETIQVTPKPFTQPHPRIIVGGSTPAGARRAARFGLPFGPPISDAELNQVYIDECKRLGVESPVVVDPREPFSLYVAEDPDEGWKQIGPHWLREALSYASWQVPGQRSYQHSHATNIEELRAEGKFRVWTPEQCLAWVEEHGQSAWFSHFPLGGGAPPAVGWKSLELFAEKVVPYL
- a CDS encoding aromatic ring-hydroxylating dioxygenase subunit alpha — protein: MVDIEKLVSPDGSLVSRRLWFDEEVYRLEQERVFGRCWLFLGHESQIRDPGEYFTTTIGEAPVIIVRGKDGKIHGHLNSCTHRGLRVCRSDSGKAANFVCPYHGWIFANDGRLVGMPEQREAYSDLDMSKWGLIPVARVESYKGLIFGNLDANAISLRDYLGDLAFYLDAQVDRREGGTELVGGVHRWRVKANWKMPAENMVGDVYHAAWSHQSIVRLQSMSPLNSDPDGVISGYGDIQQHGVNFACANGHGGTTRFYPVDAHPEQRMPGEAPEIRPPEVNEYFRRVQPEADERLGPVKSRIKGATLTVFPTLSILGSVFTIRVAHPRGPQESEIWSWVLVDRDAPQEVKDYIRGYYTFTFGPGGTFESDDGENWEQVTEGARIAAAADHPFHFGMSQGKEYAHAELPGQCGPILSEHTQRAMYRQWHDLMVKP
- a CDS encoding 3-phenylpropionate/cinnamic acid dioxygenase subunit beta, whose protein sequence is MSAQVTHHEIEQFLFEEAYLLDERRFDDWLALLSDDVRYWMPTRRVVAKSRPDTQTTVREELAGEAELGWFEDTKLSLLARVLRLKGGITWSEDPPSRTRRIVSNVHVRAADQPDEYHVRSYFLLHRTRHLRERESFIGSRNDLLRNTKDGIRIAAREIILDEAVLDSPNLSVFF